The genomic region TTTGTTTGTAAGtctaacaaagttagcctagatacccaactaacacagtcagCTACAtactgctgcttttacgcttgcttctggacatcctgggcttgaaataaaggtactgtactactgtactctatacagtactgtagaGTAAAGCACACGAAAGCACAACCACCTGTAGAGGATGCACGTGAGTAAGCgtgtacaccagacacgtgaactaacttacgtgattggacatgcgaacatatgttcgcatctttgaaagttctcaacttgaaggttcgtatggaGGGGACTTCCTGTACCTGGTGCagcagagaaggcttcctggaggagtggGTGGGCCATGAAGACTGGGCCAAGAACAGCCATACTTGGGAAACATTTGCAGGACCATGAAAGGGTGAGCAGGATGGAGCAGGGCCTTGAATACCAGGTTCAGGAAGTGCGGCCATGGTCCTGACTCCTCTAACCCATGCCAACCCCTTCCGGCCTGTCTCCCGTGATGGGCCAGTAGTCAGCCATTGCCGAAACTTAGAAACtcacactccccaccccaccctcaagcCTACTGGCTGCCTATGACGCCTGTGCCACCCCGAAGGAAAAGGAAATGCTGCTGAGCACCATCAAGTGTGGACCACTGCAGAGGTGAGGGCAGGAGACAGAACCTGGAGAGAGTAGGTGGGGTGCAGTTACCCTCACCCAGGCCTGACCCTTACTTGCCTTTCTCTTTGTGCAGGAATCTGGGGCCCGCTCTGAGCAGGACCTTGTCACAGCTTTACTGCAGCCATGGCCCCCTGACCTGAGCTATGCCACAAGACAGACCCCCGCCCCCATCTTCCCAGGCTACGCAGCCTTTTAACTGGGATCTTTGGGCTACAATAAAAATCTTAAGTGTTTGCAGCTTTATGTGTTAGGAGGAGATGCCAGGGCCCAGGGGTCTTGTAAGATATCCAGGTAGGAACTGGGGAGACCATTGGGTCCAGTTTTTAAACTGAGCTCCTCAGGACCCCTGGGGTTCCCTGGCAGGGCACTGAGACTGCCAGGGAGATGAAGTCAGTGAGGCGTTGCAACTTTGAATCTAGTTTATGTCATCAGAGTTCTCTGatcaaataaaatttcctttgagaAGAAGTTCTGTAGCTTGGAAAAGAAAAGTTTATAAAGCGCTAACAGTCCAGTTGCCTCATTTTATGGATTggaacactgaggctcagggagctaCTAGGATTTCTCCAAATTGATCATTTGAGGCCAAGCTAGGATTGAAACCCAGGGCCTCCTGGCACTGTCTAGAGCAGGATTGTTCGGGCCCACTGCAGACCAGCCAAGCCTACGCTtctgggctggggcctggagTCTGCAGCCTCGTTACCTCTTCCCTTCTCAGGGTGATTCTGATGCCATGGTATATAGGCCAGTTCCAGTCTTGGGGATGCAGCTCCCAGCTCCTGTCAATGGAGCCCTTCAGCCTGGACAGAGACACCCCCCGCCTTTAGGTGGACGTGGCCCGCCTCCCATGAGCCTGCCCTTTCCCCACTCTGGGGTTCACTGCAGTGTGACCCACCCACCTCAGCCACCAGGactccttctttctccctttattgcctttctctctctaccCTTCACAACAGTGTCATCCCTGAGCCCCAGGCTCCTCGGCTACAGGGAACCTCCCCCTCCCTGAGAGCTCCCCCGCCCACTCCTCAGAAGGTGTAGGCCCCCACGAAGACGGTGAGTCTCAGTACAGAGCTGGCCCGGTAGCTCATGAGGGAGTTCATGGTGACCATCTCGAGGTCCAGCACGTACTCCCGGGGGCCTGTCACAGGCCGCGCGAGGACCAGCATGGCGCTGACATTGTTGATTTGCTGCAGGGTACAGTGGGTGGGGGGACACGTAGATTGCGTCAACCTACGCACCAGGACCCTACCCCGGCATCACCTCCCTGCCCCGAGTCTGGTATCCACGACCAGTGGCTGTGAAGTGGAGAGAGCCCTGGCCAGCCTGGGACCCCGGGCGCTCATCCAGATCTGTGACTCCCTCGACATCTGCACCCGGGCTCCTGCCCTCAGAAACATCCCACTGGTGCTCTTCCCACCCTTTCCAGCTAGTTCTTCTTTTGTCTAACCACGGTCAACTGATTCAGGGCCAGGTGTGAGACTCTGGGGAGCGGTGGGGCCTTTGGTGACCTGGAGCAGGCAGACTCCCCTTCAAAGCACtcaattccagaaagagaaaaccagcaCCGGAACCAGACAAACCCTTACACCCCTCTCACTGTTACATCCGGACCgtgccctcctcccacctccaccagCAGAGTGCTGGATTCTCAGACCCCAGGCCCCTGCGCCAACCCCTGCTGCCTCTCTctccaagatccagctccacttgCTTGTCCTTCCCAGACTCTGCTGTGTCTGTTACCTCCAGCCTCTCATGCTGGTCCCTTGTCCTGAGGGTGAAGCAGTTGAAGCCAGATACGCAGACCAGCACAGGGACTCAAACCCCAGTGTCAGAGTGCCTTGCTAGAATTGTATTTAACAATCTGTAGTTTGTACCAAGGGAATTTAGAACACTCCTACCTCGCTACAGAAATTCTGTCCCCTGGGGGGAGGGACACTGAGAGAAGAGGCAGGGCATGGTGGCATAGTTGAGTCTCCCACTTAAGGTTTCCTGGAATTCAGTTTTGGATTATGCAAGTCAGTTGAGGGGTGGGGTTAGGGGAAAGCCTTACCCTAATGTAGAAGTCTCCCTGCGAGTTTCCAGCACGGATCTGAAAAGCATTGTAGGCGCCAGGGTAGACGGAGGTCGCTTGGATTTGGAACACGTCGGCCGGTACGCTCCGCTCCGAGGTGATGCTCATGTAGCGGTGCACGATGGACGAGGGCTGCTCCCGGCACAGGGGGTTGGAAGCCGGACAGAGGCAGCGACTGGAGACCCGGAGATGGGAACACGAATGAGGTCATAGCCCATCCTCCAAATCTGGCCCACCCCCAAAATTAGGGATCCCAAAAGGATCCTCCCACTCCTGCTATAACAGCATATGTGGTTTAGTCGGACTACAACTCCCATCGGCCCTCAGAGCACTCGCCAGCCCGAACAGGTGCCAGTCAGCCGCAGAGCTCTCTGGGAGTTGTAGTTTCTGCCATGGCCTGGTGTCGAGTTGACTCACTTGTCCGACACCTGGACATAGGGCTCCACGCAGCGGTTGGTGTCCACGCAGCGGTAGCCCCCGTGGAAGTTGACACACGTTTGGGCCTCAGAGCACTGGTGCGCACCCGACTCACACTCGTCAATGTCTGTGccgggggagaggggctggaaccCGGATACCAGGCCACCAGCCCCTGACACCACCCTGCCCGCTGCACCGGGGCAACCTGTACCTTGGCACAGGCGCGTGGCCAGCAACTGGTAGCCCTGCGGGCAGTGGCAGGAGAAGCGGCCTGGCTCGTTGACACAGCGGTACTGGCAGAGGTAACTGGAGTAGCTGCACTCATCGATatctgggggggggcggggggggcggtgcGGGGCTGAGGACTGGGCTGCGGCAGTCCTCCAGCTCAGCCCCACACATGCTCATCTCATCGACTGAGCCTGGCCCCAGGTTAGGCTCAGTGTAGGAAGAAGCAGAAGAGACAGGCCCTGCGGAACTCAGCAGCGGACAGAGGGTTCAAGAAAGAACTGCccaggggactttcctggcggtccagtggttaagactccgcgcttccactgcagggggcacgggttccatccctggtccgggaactaagatcccagaagcgacgtggccaaaaaaaaaaaagaaaggactgcCCAGCTCACAGATCTCTCTTTGCCCCAGGACTATAAGGTGATACTAAATGAGAGCACTGGGAATCTAGAGGTTTGGCTTTATATCCTACTGACTGAGTTTGGGGAACCTCAGTTTTCCTGTCAATAAAATCAGTGGCTTAGACTGATAAGCTCTCGAGGCATCCCAGCCTGCTCTGGGTTTCAGTACTTTGCCCGAATCCTGCAACCTACAATCCGCCCAAGCACACAGTCACCTCCTGCCAACCGTGAGCAGCACAGGCAGGAGCCAGGTTTTCTCCTCTGTGCCCCTTATGCTGCCCGGCACCTAGCCAGGTACCAATGCGGCCTGCCTCGGCAGCAAAGCACAAAGCATAACAGAAACAGCGTACGTGGCCGGTTGACATGCAGTGAGATAGAGCCCTGGCCCCCTTGcgcaagtcactcaacctctcctCATtgaagtattttatcttattttttgtaATCCTCCCAACAAAACTTGAGGGAAGTATTAATGTCAatttgcagaggaggaaaaacTGCTATttatctcataggattgttggcAGGATTAAATAAGGCCAAATATGTAAGGAAAGCATACTGCACAGGgcaggttctcaataaatgctaattCACTTTAAAGCGTTGCTGCTTGGGACTTGAAAAAATCTGTCGTcattttctcacttaattctcaagaCAACCTATTCTATAGAAGAAGAAATGGACTCAGAGAGAAGAGTGACTTGCCCTGGTCCAGGATTCGCATGCACATCAGCCTGATTCCCAGAGAGGGGGGCACCTACATCTTCGTTCAGTCTCCCTACTGAGCTTCGGTGGGGATCTAACTGCTCCCCTCTGTGCCTTCCCCACCAGGCTGGGAGTTCTGGTGGGCAGCTGTGTAGGTGCCCAGCCACCAGCTGGGGTGGAGTACCAGGAGGCACATGGGTGCAGGATGGACGGGACGTGGAGGCATCAAGGGGAGGGCTGTGTGGCAGGAGGTGCAGCACGACACAGGGCCTGGGGGGCCAATGGAGGGACACGCGGCAGGGGCGGAGCTCTCACCACTGCAGGAGAAGCCATCCCGGTGCAGCTCATAGCCCTGGTGGCAGCGACACAGGAAGGTCCCATAGGAGTTGAAGCAGCGCTGCTCACACGGAGCCCCCATGTCGCATTCGTTCACATCTGGGGGTgccgggaagagggggaggggtgaaaGCCGAGGAGCAGCCCAGAGCCCCCGCTGCCCCTGGGCTGGTCAGGAAGGGagctcccccaccccacaccacCCTGCGCAGGACCCAGTAGCCCGGCCCAGCCTGGCCTCACCCACACAGGAGCGGTTGTTGGGCCCCAGCTGGAAGCCTGGCTCGCACTGGCATCGAAAGGAACCAGGCAAGTTCACACAGCGGTGCTGGCAGTAGCGGTAGCGGCACTCGTCTATATCTGGGATGGAGGCAGGGGAAGGACAGCAGAGGGCAAATGTCAGGTGCGGCCCAGGCCAGCTGGGACTCATCACCCGTAGTCTTGCTTGTGTCTGGGCTGGGCCAGATCAGCCAGGACTCACATATACACGCATACAGTCCTGTGTCTGGGGACAGTAAGGCAGAGGTGGCAGGGGACTGGGGTGAAACCTGGGGGTGGGTTGGAATGGGGATCAGGTGCTAGAATGAGAGCCAGGCCatgggcacagagcagggaccAGAAAGGCCACTCCCCAGACTCACCCACACACTCGGGCCCGATCTTGCGGTAGCCGTCGGGGCAAGTACACTGGTAGGAGCCAGGCAGGTTATGGCACTCCTGGCTGGGGCGGCAGTCGTGCAGGGCCTGGGCACACTCGTCCACGTCTGCAGGAGACACCACTCAGCCCCCGCCTGGCAGCCCATGCACCACCCGACATGACAGACACCTCAGTATGGGAGCACACAGGTCAGGTACCACTTACATGGATGTGTGGGTGACTGACGCACCCACAACAGGAACACGTGGACCCGCCCCACAGCACAAACAAGAGTCTACCAGCTTGGAGCCAATGAGAACGGCACCCCTACGCTGGGAGGCCTCATGCCAGGGAAGCATACGATAAGGCCCTGCCCACACTCCCAGGAGCACAGATTCCAGGGCCTTCCTCCAAGGCCCGAGGCACCCAGGGGTGGGGTGCAGAccaggaaggggcaggggcagaggctgAGAGGCAGAGCTCTTGCAGTACATCTGCAGCAGTCAAGGTGAGGGTCCCAGAGGCTGGCTGGGCAGTATAACAGGAGCCGGGGCCACCTGCGGCAGGCCCCACGCAAAGTGAGGATCTGGACAAGGGTCTGGATGTTATCCTAGTGACCCTGAGGAGGCTCTTGAGCAAGGGCGGAACACGAGGTGTAAGTTTTTAAGATGCAGTGAGAGACGCTCGGTAGAAGGGTTGGAAGCCTCAGTGCCAGGGTGACCCTTACTCACCCGTGCAGCTCTCTTGCTCATCGGGCTCATAACCCgggaggcaggggttggggtgCTCAGCAGGGGGCACTGGTGGTGGTGGTCCCTCGCCATGCAGGTCATTGATGACAGCAGCCGAGCGGGGAAGGCACAAGTAGCCCCCATAGTGGTTGATACATTTCATTTCCCCCTTGCAGGCCTCCGGGATGGTCAGGCACTCGTTGACATCTGCAGAGAGGGGCCTGCTGGGCACAGCCAGTCTCCTGGGCCGGCCGTGGAGGGCGTGGGAGGCAGGAGCCCAGCTCAGCCTTCTCTAAGCTGAGTGACCCGGGCAGGGTCTTCCCTCTCTACTCAACAAGCTAAGGCTGCCTGCCCAGGACGCCTTCCCAGGGCCTGCGAGGGCTGATGGTGGGGCAGCTGTTCCTATAGTCACCCCCATTTTCTTGCCCCCAAGAGGGTCTCTGTCCCTCCCCAAAGCCCTGGCCCTGACTCAGCCTAAGAGTGATGTGCAGGCTTCCTTACCCACCCCCGCAGGCACCGCTCTCCTGCAGCCGTGATGGGACAAAGCTGGATAGGACAGTGATTAGAGGAGGTATCCAGGGCAGCGCCCTGTTGCTCTCTAGACTCctgagggggcggggggggggcggacaGGGTGTCCTGGGTTTCTCTGAGAGGGAGGGGCCTGGATGGTTTCTCCACCCCTAGCCAAGCTGGCCCCCTGAGAACCAGCGCTGGCCACGGccaggcagagctgggcaggAGACAGAGCAGCTCTTGGAGGTGGAGTTGCAATCCCCTTCCCGGTTCTCGGGGGTGGCTCAGTCCCCCAAGCATCCTCACCCCGGCAGTGCTGGCTGTCAGGGTCCCACTCATAGCCGTCTGTGCATTCCTACAAGGGGACCAGAGGTGGCCAGTGGTCACCCCTGGCCCCCTCTAGCTGACCAGGCCAAGACCAGGGCCCAAGCCTGGCCACCCTCCCCGCCTGCTCCAAACAATGGCCCCAGCTGCTCCACCAACCAGGGGAGGGGAGAATCTTCCCCAGCAGCAGCCGCCACCCCAGGATCCTGGTCTCTGtgtccctgcccagcccagcccagcccagcccaggccagtGACCCCACTGTCCCCACCGTGTAGCTGTCGGGCTCCTCGGAATCCTGGGGAGACGCTGCCCCCAATAGCAACAGCAGCAGCGCCCAGAGCAGTAGAGACGCGGGGAGGCAGGAGGCGAAGGGGAGCAtcctggggctgggggatggtGGGCGGGGGTCAGGGCGCGTCTGCCACAGCAGCCCGCACTCCCGGTACCAGGACTCAGAGCCGTGGCCACGGCCGCCTCCCGCCCGGAACCGTGCTTGGGGCCCCGGAGCCTCCCAGGGCCGAGGGCCGACTCCTCACGCAGGCCGGGGTTCAGGGCCCACCCGCCCGgggccgccccgccccccgcccggtCCCCTAGCGGCTCCGGCCGAGGAGCGCGGGCCTCTCGGCTCCTTGCTGACGCGACTCGGCCGAGACTCTGGCTCGCGCCCTCCCCCCATGGACGGCCACTCACTTGGGCCCGCGACGGCCCCGCGGCCCGCGGCTCCGGCGGCTCGGCTGGCTTCGGCAGTGCCTGCGGCAGACGGACAGGCGGACGGCGCAGCTCCCTGGACGCGCGGCCCCAGGAAGcgccccccgcccgcccgcccgcccgcccgccgcggcGCGGCCCACCCCGGCGCCTCCGCCCGCCCCTCAGCGGATTCCTGAGCCCGCGCCAGGGGGAGGGACCCCGACCCCCCACTTCTCCGCCCCCAGCCGGCCGCAGGCCCCCACCCGGTCCCCCGCGGCGCCGCCCGGAGCCGCCTCCCGGCGCCGGGCCAGGGTCCCCTAGCGCCCTATCCTGGGGGCATTGGCCCTGATGCCAGGCCCCCGACTCACTTAGGAGCCCCCACGCTTTCACTTTGCGCACCCCAAAATGTCATCCTGCGCACCTAGACCCTACCTAATCTGCGCCCCCAGAATTCCTGTGCACTTAAGGCTGGGGCCCACAGACTCTTTCTGCGCCTCCCAGAATGTCATCCTGGGGACCTAGACCCCCACCTAATCCTGGGACTTCCAGATGCTCACTCCGCACCCTCCAGAATGTTATTCTGTGCACGCGGACAGTCACTCTGGAAATACCAAAACTTCGTCCAGGGTCCCCAGACCCTCGCCCTAAGAAGAGACGCTCCCAGGTCCAGAACTGTCCATCTCGgtcccttctcccctccatccccaggGCTGTCTTCAGCCAGGCGGTCCCTTCACTCCAGAACGGCCTCCTGCGAGTCCTCAGTCCGAGAGGCTACCTCAGTTTGGGGCGGGGGCGGCAGTTCACTTCCGGCCCAGAATGAATGGAAGCCCCTGAGAAGGCGGGCAGGGCCGAACTCGGGCGTGCAGGACGCCAGGGTCCGGTGCCATCGCCTTCTTGGCCATCCTCCCACCAGCGTCCCCcgaccccacacacacaccccgcccccaGTCCCCGGGTTTCTGCCTCCTCTCCCAAGCAGGGGGAGAGCCCTAAGGGGAGGAGTTTGGGCGGAGCTGGCTCCCAGGAAGGGGTTGGGGTCTTGCCCTGCCCACGTCTCAGGGCGGGGCCAGACGGGAAAGGGCTGCGTGTCTAGGGATCCCCCGCCTGGAGGCAGACAGCGTGTGGGAACTGCCGAGCCCTCGGTTCCCTCTCCTACCCCCGTTTATCTTCACTATCGCCCCGCCCGGGGAGGGGGTGTAAGTAGGAGAGGACTTAACGGTGGGTCCTGGGGTGAGCCTTCAGGGTGCGGTGTGAACTGGAGAGCACCTCGCCACCCCCAAATCCTTCCCAGCACCATCCCCCAACGTGGGGGGGAGGAGGCTAAAAATAATAGTTCTTTAAAACCAAAAAGACAGACAGTAACAAGTGCTGGCGAGgagatggagaaattggaaccctcatacactgtgggtgggaattaAGATGGGgcggccactgtggaaaacagtctggcaggtCCTCAGAAATGTTACCACGTGACCCAGCGatttcactcctaggtgtatactcAGGGGGATTGAAAACacaatccacacacacacacgaaaacaCGAAATCTGTACacagtgttcatagcaacactattcataaGAACCAAAATATAGAACCAATCTAATGTTCGTCAATTGATGAAAGGATAAGCAAAAAATGGTGACAcggtggaatgttattcagccataaaaaggaatgaagtactgatatatgctacaacatggatgaatcttgaaaatagtACGCTagttgaaagaagccagacacaaaaggccacatattccatttatatgacacaaccagaataggcaaatctgaaAGACAAACTAGATGAGTGTTTGCcaggggaagggggaatggggaAATGACttctaatgggtatggggtttcttttcgggtgatgaaaatgctctgatattagacagtggtgatggttgcaccatTATGCAAATACGTGAAAAAccgctgaattgtacacttaaaaatggtgaattttatggtatgtgaattatacctcaataaagctgttatttgaACCTCCAGCTCTGAGGGCTGACATGGGGCTTTAGTCATAGGTCACACACAGCCAAAACCAGCTTGGGACACATGCCTGGGATCTAGAATCATGAAGCCAGGTACCCCTCTGTGGATGGTCTGTCTACTGTATTTTAATAAAGGCAGCATCACACTTTTTTCCAAATAGAGGAGACCCTTGGCTTACTatccggggtgtgtgtgtggggggtgggggctgggtgcaGCAAAACGGGATCTCACAGCTTTGGGAAGATTCCTAATGAACGAAGAAACGAGGTGGTGAGCACATGAGTGGATGGATCCCTTCCCCTCGCTCCCATCCCCTTGGAACCCCGAGAAAGCCAGTTTTTTTCTCACCCATCTCTGGTATTGGGTGCTGGTTGCCAGCCTGGAGGCCCATATGGGAGCTCCCTAGCCCAAGGACCCACTTAAAACCAAGGCAGAAGTAACAGGTGTCAACACCCTTGCCCAGCCCTTAGCCTCTGGCCTTACTCATCTGAGGTGCCAACCCTGCTATCTTTCTGCCCCCTCAGGCCCACCCACACCCCTCATCCCCATCCCCAGACTGTGACAGGAATGAAGAACAGAAGGAGGTAGTAGATGCCACTTGCTGTCCCCTGGACCCTGAACTTTTCTGTTTAAAACCCATGACGACCAATCGCTCAGTCAACAAATCCCCATTGAGCCAGCTCTGTGCCCGGCCCCATCCTGGGTGCTGAGGACACAAGCAAGGCAGATACCTCCGGTGTGGTTGGCACGCAGATGCCAAGTAGGCACAGGCACACCAGGGGCTCAAGGAGCTGCAGGTTACACCACAGGATGGGTGAGCTTCTTGGAGGTGACTTCTGAGCTGACTGAGCTTTGTAATAGGATGAACAAGAATGCTTCCCTGGGGGCACTGACCACCATCCATCCTCCCAGTCATCAGGGCCTGTGGCTTCCATAGCCCCGTTTCCCCCTCAAGGCACTGATGGCCTTATATTGTCACTGCCCACTTAGAATCTGTCTCCTCCTGTCCCCTTAAGGACAGATCCATCTCCATATCCCTAGAATTGCCCAGAACAGGGTGGGCAGAGAGCCTCTGTTGAATAAAGTGGTGGAGCGGGGTACAGGAAGGCAGGGGGCCATGTAGGGACAAAAGCCTGAAGGCCTCTTGTGCTTGGGGGTCCTCCTCCCCCTCGCAGCCTGGTTTCCCCTTTGTGGTTTCTCCAGCTCCACCCTCTCAGCCCCTCCACCTTGGTCTGCATAGCTTCCTGCCCCTGACACTCTGGTCTGCGGCATCATGTCACTAACTGTCCATCTCTCCTATCTCCTGGCCCTGTTGGTGGCAGGCCTGGCCCAAGGCATCAAGGGCTCCCTCAGGGGCCACGTAAGTGTCCCCAACCTGCTCCCCATGCCTGGGGCTCACCCCCTCAGAAACAGTGCTTTGTTCCTATTTCTTAGAGGGAGCAACTGAGGCTGGAGAGGCGATTGACGTGTCCAGGCCCACACAGGGAGAAGAGCGGGTGAACTGGCTGCTCCCCTAACCCAGTCCTGGCACATCTGGGAGCTGAGGTCCCAGAGATGACTcctcacctctccccctccccactgcccttgGTTGTTTTTCCAGGACCCAGGTCCCCAGCCTCTGGAGCTGAAAGAGGTCTTCACATTGTTCCAGATCCGATACAACCGGAGTTACTCACACCCAGCAGGTATCATGGGGCGCAAATGTCTCCGGTCCAACCCCCCTTCTCCCATTTAATAGACAAGGAAATCAAGGCCCAGGGTGGGGAATGTGCTTGGCCACAGCCACTCAGCAGGACAGGGACAGGGCTGGGGGTGTACTCCCTGGTTTCCCAAATGCACAAGTGGGGACAGGATCATCCTTGGCTACGAACCTGGAGGGAGGCGGCAGCTGTTGGGGGTCTGACTGGTCTAAGAGGATCCTTCGCCTCCAGAGCCACTTTGCTGTGACTGCAGGCAGCAGGCAGGAGGCCGCCATCTAGTCATgagttcattcagcaaacatccaAGGATACCCATTTTGTCCCCAAGCTGGGgactccctctccacccccaggagttgccagccctgcccctgccctctggATCTCATCTCCCATAGGGGGATGGTCTGTGAGCACCTTTCAGCCCAGACTTCCTGTGCCGTGGACCTGTACCCCACCCTCCCCCGCCTCGTTCCAGCCACAGACTTGCGGTCAGAGATGTGAAGTACAGAGAGAGATGACCTGGCAGGAAGCCGGTCTCTAACCATCCACTTTTCCCTTGAGTCACTCTGCCTTCCGACCCTTTCCTTGGCTTCTTCCCCAGGTGGGCGGAGATACCCCTCTTCCGGCCTCCTAGGAAAACCCAACTCTAGGGGCGCTGGGGA from Eubalaena glacialis isolate mEubGla1 chromosome 10, mEubGla1.1.hap2.+ XY, whole genome shotgun sequence harbors:
- the EFEMP2 gene encoding EGF-containing fibulin-like extracellular matrix protein 2, with product MLPFASCLPASLLLWALLLLLLGAASPQDSEEPDSYTECTDGYEWDPDSQHCRDVNECLTIPEACKGEMKCINHYGGYLCLPRSAAVINDLHGEGPPPPVPPAEHPNPCLPGYEPDEQESCTDVDECAQALHDCRPSQECHNLPGSYQCTCPDGYRKIGPECVDIDECRYRYCQHRCVNLPGSFRCQCEPGFQLGPNNRSCVDVNECDMGAPCEQRCFNSYGTFLCRCHQGYELHRDGFSCSDIDECSYSSYLCQYRCVNEPGRFSCHCPQGYQLLATRLCQDIDECESGAHQCSEAQTCVNFHGGYRCVDTNRCVEPYVQVSDNRCLCPASNPLCREQPSSIVHRYMSITSERSVPADVFQIQATSVYPGAYNAFQIRAGNSQGDFYIRQINNVSAMLVLARPVTGPREYVLDLEMVTMNSLMSYRASSVLRLTVFVGAYTF